The following coding sequences are from one Neodiprion lecontei isolate iyNeoLeco1 chromosome 7, iyNeoLeco1.1, whole genome shotgun sequence window:
- the LOC107225172 gene encoding D-aminoacyl-tRNA deacylase 1 produces the protein MKAVIQRVTQASVSVNGEIISCIGRGLCVLIGLKKDDNAADMEYIIRKILNTKIFEDENEKRWSTNVVDKNYEILCVSQFTLYHQLKGNKLDFHRAMPATESEPFYNNFLLELGKQYKPELIKDGKFGAMMQVLIENDGPVTLEIESPVRVSQ, from the exons ATGAAAGCCGTAATTCAACGAGTTACACAAGCTAGTGTATCAG tTAATGGTGAAATCATCAGTTGCATCGGACGGGGACTCTGCGTTTTAATAGGACTAAAAAAAGACGACAATGCGGCAGATATGGAATACAT AATCCGCAAGATTCTTAACACTAAAATCTTCGAGgacgaaaatgagaaaagatgGTCTACAAACGTTGtggataaaaattatgaaattctaTGTGTCAGCCAGTTCACCTTGTACCATCAATTGAAGGGGAATAAACTGGATTTTCACAGAGCAATGCCAGCTACGGAATCGGAACcattttacaacaattttctCCTTGAACTTGGCAAACAGTACAAACCCGAGTTGATAAAAG ATGGGAAATTTGGCGCAATGATGCAAGTTCTAATCGAGAATGATGGACCAGTCACCCTGGAGATTGAATCACCTGTTAGAGTATCTCAGTGA
- the LOC107225171 gene encoding GRIP and coiled-coil domain-containing protein 1 isoform X3: MEKTSKKELWEIVDKQRQKLTKYENRLRDIVPAYESLIKEKEALEESLKAFILKTKADVDKHDKPSDLKTGTEPVPNSKKEASQPETVEQLKTQLSALMNSLATLSAEKSKMEANFQSDKKQLRTEREEYEKVIRELREKLKQAQKETRSEVEHVKYKLIMERHEREKEQADHSAMIKELQRLLNDERCAKEQLENQVRDLKINVASKEQSKLLEAELEIARNKLKQAEAAAKETPPLLLSLQSEMASLKQQHRNAIQEEQKRASAAEQQARILAMTHESRVAGLEARLAELSETVGGYDRLRHQDQQAIQKLKDQLANLQGAGCKDKETGRFENDPEEIAAKIKKLYARMSDLANQDKSSDIKNLLGKLNLRDVNEDLEYKEKFEKLEQEFEDFKLKTSAQLRHAIPDSSLNKERDKITASESNESGNYKLQLNAAKLQVKNLEERLRRSHADIINKEKECKSQLENQQQLLREERLKSERSLSLKENEFRGKISTLEHQLQRQRERTLVLIQEKDQEIQTLKSSFHALLPKKASSGDQEDRSKSPTPDNISEPAVDLVTGLLTADSPPMLHYAQELARREVQVSGLRKSNMKMEADIREKHREYIKATERHREELKRLENEVTRLKAYKSREGANLEYLKNVVLNYLLTNDASSKRHMLNAISTILHFTPEEVEKIRHLKRH; the protein is encoded by the exons atggaaaaaactaGCAAGAAGGAGCTCTGGGAAATCGTAGACAAGCAGAGGCAAAAGCTAACCAAGTATGAAAACCGTTTGAGAG ATATCGTGCCGGCGTACGAAAGTCTaataaaggaaaaagaagCCCTAGAAGAAAGCCTCAAAGCTTTTATCCTTAAAACTAAGGCTGACGTTGATAAACATGATAAACCGTCGGATTTGAAAACTGGCACTGAACCG GTGCCCAATTCTAAAAAAGAAGCAAGCCAACCAGAGACGGTGGAGCAGTTAAAAACTCAGCTTAGTGCCCTGATGAATTCACTAGCAACTCTTTCggcagaaaaatcaaaaatggagGCGAATTTTCAGTCTGATAAAAAACAGCTGCGTACGGAAAGAGAAGAA tATGAAAAAGTTATCAGAGagttgagagaaaaattaaaacaggCACAAAAAGAGACACGCTCCGAGGTTGAACATGTTAAGTATAAACTGATCATGGAACGGCATGAACGGGAAAAGGAGCAAGCTGATCATTCTGCAATGATTAA GGAACTGCAAAGACTGCTCAACGACGAAAGATGCGCCAAAGAACAGTTGGAAAACCAAGTTAGAGATCTAAAGATCAACGTCGCGAGTAAAGAGCAAAGTAAGTTGCTAGAGGCGGAGTTAGAAATTGCTAggaataaattgaaacaagCAGAGGCAGCTGCAAAAGAAACTCCTCCACTGCTACTTTCTTTACAATCTGAAATGGCGAGTTTAAAACAACAACATCGCAATGCAATTCAAGAG GAACAAAAAAGAGCCTCTGCCGCAGAACAACAGGCAAGAATTCTAGCAATGACGCATGAATCCAGAGTCGCAGGGTTGGAGGCTCGATTAGCAGAATTATCGGAAACAGTCGGAGGATACGATAGACTGAGGCATCAGGATCAGCAAGCTATTCAAAAGCTAAAGGACCAATTGGCCAACTTGCAGGGGGCTGGATGTAAAGATAAAGAAACAGGAAGGTTTGAAAATGATCCAGAAGAAATTGCAGCTAAAATAAAGAAGCTCTATGCTCGTATGTCGGACCTGGCTAATCAGGACAAGTCGTCTGATATCAAAA ATCTTTTAGGTAAATTAAATCTACGCGATGTTAACGAGGATCTAGAGTACaaagaaaagtttgaaaagctAGAGCAAGAATTCGAagattttaaattgaaaacatcGGCCCAGCTTCGTCATGCGATACCTGATTCCTCACTGAATAAAGAACGGGACAAAATTACTGCTTCTGAATCAAATGAAAGTGGCAATTACAAACTGCAGTTGAATGCTGCTAAATTGCAGGTTAAAAATTTGGAAGAAAGATTGCGCAGATCGCATGCAGATATaattaacaaagaaaaagaatgcAAATCTCAATTAGAAAATCAGCAACAg CTACTCAGAGAAGAACGATTGAAAAGTGAACGATCGCTATCTCTGAAAGAGAATGAATTCCGAGGGAAGATTTCAACTTTGGAACATCAGCTTCAACGTCAAAGGGAACGAACATTAGTATTAATTCAGGAAAAGGACCAAGAAATTCAAACCTTAAAGTCGTCATTTCACGCGTTACTGCCAAAGAAAGCTTCTTCTGGAGATCAGGAAGACCGCTCCAAATCTCCAACTCCGGACAATATTTCCGAGCCAGCAGTTGATCTCGTTACAGGCTTGCTGACAGCCGACAGTCCACCTATGCTCCATTACGCTCAAGAATTGGCGCGGCGAGAAGTCCAGGTTTCAGGATTACGAAAAAGcaatatgaaaatggaagCAGATATTAGAGAGAAACACAGAGAATATATAAAAGCTACTGAAAGACACAGGGAGGAATTGAAGAGACTAGAAAATGAAGTTACAAG ATTGAAAGCCTACAAATCCAGAGAAGGTGCAAATCTCGAGTACTTGAAGAATGTCGTACTCAATTACCTCCTGACTAATGATGCATCCAGTAAGCGGCATATGTTGAATGCTATTTCTACAATTCTTCACTTCACTCCGGAAGAGGTGGAGAAAATTCGTCACCTCAAACGACATTGA
- the LOC107225171 gene encoding GRIP and coiled-coil domain-containing protein 1 isoform X2 produces the protein MEKTSKKELWEIVDKQRQKLTKYENRLRDIVPAYESLIKEKEALEESLKAFILKTKADVDKHDKPSDLKTGTEPVPNSKKEASQPETVEQLKTQLSALMNSLATLSAEKSKMEANFQSDKKQLRTEREEYEKVIRELREKLKQAQKETRSEVEHVKYKLIMERHEREKEQADHSAMIKYIYLTCMKIAFDHCWELQRLLNDERCAKEQLENQVRDLKINVASKEQSKLLEAELEIARNKLKQAEAAAKETPPLLLSLQSEMASLKQQHRNAIQEEQKRASAAEQQARILAMTHESRVAGLEARLAELSETVGGYDRLRHQDQQAIQKLKDQLANLQGAGCKDKETGRFENDPEEIAAKIKKLYARMSDLANQDKSSDIKSKLNLRDVNEDLEYKEKFEKLEQEFEDFKLKTSAQLRHAIPDSSLNKERDKITASESNESGNYKLQLNAAKLQVKNLEERLRRSHADIINKEKECKSQLENQQQLLREERLKSERSLSLKENEFRGKISTLEHQLQRQRERTLVLIQEKDQEIQTLKSSFHALLPKKASSGDQEDRSKSPTPDNISEPAVDLVTGLLTADSPPMLHYAQELARREVQVSGLRKSNMKMEADIREKHREYIKATERHREELKRLENEVTRLKAYKSREGANLEYLKNVVLNYLLTNDASSKRHMLNAISTILHFTPEEVEKIRHLKRH, from the exons atggaaaaaactaGCAAGAAGGAGCTCTGGGAAATCGTAGACAAGCAGAGGCAAAAGCTAACCAAGTATGAAAACCGTTTGAGAG ATATCGTGCCGGCGTACGAAAGTCTaataaaggaaaaagaagCCCTAGAAGAAAGCCTCAAAGCTTTTATCCTTAAAACTAAGGCTGACGTTGATAAACATGATAAACCGTCGGATTTGAAAACTGGCACTGAACCG GTGCCCAATTCTAAAAAAGAAGCAAGCCAACCAGAGACGGTGGAGCAGTTAAAAACTCAGCTTAGTGCCCTGATGAATTCACTAGCAACTCTTTCggcagaaaaatcaaaaatggagGCGAATTTTCAGTCTGATAAAAAACAGCTGCGTACGGAAAGAGAAGAA tATGAAAAAGTTATCAGAGagttgagagaaaaattaaaacaggCACAAAAAGAGACACGCTCCGAGGTTGAACATGTTAAGTATAAACTGATCATGGAACGGCATGAACGGGAAAAGGAGCAAGCTGATCATTCTGCAATGATTAAGTACATATACCTCACTTGTATGAAGATTGCTTTCGACCATTGTTG GGAACTGCAAAGACTGCTCAACGACGAAAGATGCGCCAAAGAACAGTTGGAAAACCAAGTTAGAGATCTAAAGATCAACGTCGCGAGTAAAGAGCAAAGTAAGTTGCTAGAGGCGGAGTTAGAAATTGCTAggaataaattgaaacaagCAGAGGCAGCTGCAAAAGAAACTCCTCCACTGCTACTTTCTTTACAATCTGAAATGGCGAGTTTAAAACAACAACATCGCAATGCAATTCAAGAG GAACAAAAAAGAGCCTCTGCCGCAGAACAACAGGCAAGAATTCTAGCAATGACGCATGAATCCAGAGTCGCAGGGTTGGAGGCTCGATTAGCAGAATTATCGGAAACAGTCGGAGGATACGATAGACTGAGGCATCAGGATCAGCAAGCTATTCAAAAGCTAAAGGACCAATTGGCCAACTTGCAGGGGGCTGGATGTAAAGATAAAGAAACAGGAAGGTTTGAAAATGATCCAGAAGAAATTGCAGCTAAAATAAAGAAGCTCTATGCTCGTATGTCGGACCTGGCTAATCAGGACAAGTCGTCTGATATCAAAA GTAAATTAAATCTACGCGATGTTAACGAGGATCTAGAGTACaaagaaaagtttgaaaagctAGAGCAAGAATTCGAagattttaaattgaaaacatcGGCCCAGCTTCGTCATGCGATACCTGATTCCTCACTGAATAAAGAACGGGACAAAATTACTGCTTCTGAATCAAATGAAAGTGGCAATTACAAACTGCAGTTGAATGCTGCTAAATTGCAGGTTAAAAATTTGGAAGAAAGATTGCGCAGATCGCATGCAGATATaattaacaaagaaaaagaatgcAAATCTCAATTAGAAAATCAGCAACAg CTACTCAGAGAAGAACGATTGAAAAGTGAACGATCGCTATCTCTGAAAGAGAATGAATTCCGAGGGAAGATTTCAACTTTGGAACATCAGCTTCAACGTCAAAGGGAACGAACATTAGTATTAATTCAGGAAAAGGACCAAGAAATTCAAACCTTAAAGTCGTCATTTCACGCGTTACTGCCAAAGAAAGCTTCTTCTGGAGATCAGGAAGACCGCTCCAAATCTCCAACTCCGGACAATATTTCCGAGCCAGCAGTTGATCTCGTTACAGGCTTGCTGACAGCCGACAGTCCACCTATGCTCCATTACGCTCAAGAATTGGCGCGGCGAGAAGTCCAGGTTTCAGGATTACGAAAAAGcaatatgaaaatggaagCAGATATTAGAGAGAAACACAGAGAATATATAAAAGCTACTGAAAGACACAGGGAGGAATTGAAGAGACTAGAAAATGAAGTTACAAG ATTGAAAGCCTACAAATCCAGAGAAGGTGCAAATCTCGAGTACTTGAAGAATGTCGTACTCAATTACCTCCTGACTAATGATGCATCCAGTAAGCGGCATATGTTGAATGCTATTTCTACAATTCTTCACTTCACTCCGGAAGAGGTGGAGAAAATTCGTCACCTCAAACGACATTGA
- the LOC107225171 gene encoding GRIP and coiled-coil domain-containing protein 1 isoform X1: protein MEKTSKKELWEIVDKQRQKLTKYENRLRDIVPAYESLIKEKEALEESLKAFILKTKADVDKHDKPSDLKTGTEPVPNSKKEASQPETVEQLKTQLSALMNSLATLSAEKSKMEANFQSDKKQLRTEREEYEKVIRELREKLKQAQKETRSEVEHVKYKLIMERHEREKEQADHSAMIKYIYLTCMKIAFDHCWELQRLLNDERCAKEQLENQVRDLKINVASKEQSKLLEAELEIARNKLKQAEAAAKETPPLLLSLQSEMASLKQQHRNAIQEEQKRASAAEQQARILAMTHESRVAGLEARLAELSETVGGYDRLRHQDQQAIQKLKDQLANLQGAGCKDKETGRFENDPEEIAAKIKKLYARMSDLANQDKSSDIKNLLGKLNLRDVNEDLEYKEKFEKLEQEFEDFKLKTSAQLRHAIPDSSLNKERDKITASESNESGNYKLQLNAAKLQVKNLEERLRRSHADIINKEKECKSQLENQQQLLREERLKSERSLSLKENEFRGKISTLEHQLQRQRERTLVLIQEKDQEIQTLKSSFHALLPKKASSGDQEDRSKSPTPDNISEPAVDLVTGLLTADSPPMLHYAQELARREVQVSGLRKSNMKMEADIREKHREYIKATERHREELKRLENEVTRLKAYKSREGANLEYLKNVVLNYLLTNDASSKRHMLNAISTILHFTPEEVEKIRHLKRH, encoded by the exons atggaaaaaactaGCAAGAAGGAGCTCTGGGAAATCGTAGACAAGCAGAGGCAAAAGCTAACCAAGTATGAAAACCGTTTGAGAG ATATCGTGCCGGCGTACGAAAGTCTaataaaggaaaaagaagCCCTAGAAGAAAGCCTCAAAGCTTTTATCCTTAAAACTAAGGCTGACGTTGATAAACATGATAAACCGTCGGATTTGAAAACTGGCACTGAACCG GTGCCCAATTCTAAAAAAGAAGCAAGCCAACCAGAGACGGTGGAGCAGTTAAAAACTCAGCTTAGTGCCCTGATGAATTCACTAGCAACTCTTTCggcagaaaaatcaaaaatggagGCGAATTTTCAGTCTGATAAAAAACAGCTGCGTACGGAAAGAGAAGAA tATGAAAAAGTTATCAGAGagttgagagaaaaattaaaacaggCACAAAAAGAGACACGCTCCGAGGTTGAACATGTTAAGTATAAACTGATCATGGAACGGCATGAACGGGAAAAGGAGCAAGCTGATCATTCTGCAATGATTAAGTACATATACCTCACTTGTATGAAGATTGCTTTCGACCATTGTTG GGAACTGCAAAGACTGCTCAACGACGAAAGATGCGCCAAAGAACAGTTGGAAAACCAAGTTAGAGATCTAAAGATCAACGTCGCGAGTAAAGAGCAAAGTAAGTTGCTAGAGGCGGAGTTAGAAATTGCTAggaataaattgaaacaagCAGAGGCAGCTGCAAAAGAAACTCCTCCACTGCTACTTTCTTTACAATCTGAAATGGCGAGTTTAAAACAACAACATCGCAATGCAATTCAAGAG GAACAAAAAAGAGCCTCTGCCGCAGAACAACAGGCAAGAATTCTAGCAATGACGCATGAATCCAGAGTCGCAGGGTTGGAGGCTCGATTAGCAGAATTATCGGAAACAGTCGGAGGATACGATAGACTGAGGCATCAGGATCAGCAAGCTATTCAAAAGCTAAAGGACCAATTGGCCAACTTGCAGGGGGCTGGATGTAAAGATAAAGAAACAGGAAGGTTTGAAAATGATCCAGAAGAAATTGCAGCTAAAATAAAGAAGCTCTATGCTCGTATGTCGGACCTGGCTAATCAGGACAAGTCGTCTGATATCAAAA ATCTTTTAGGTAAATTAAATCTACGCGATGTTAACGAGGATCTAGAGTACaaagaaaagtttgaaaagctAGAGCAAGAATTCGAagattttaaattgaaaacatcGGCCCAGCTTCGTCATGCGATACCTGATTCCTCACTGAATAAAGAACGGGACAAAATTACTGCTTCTGAATCAAATGAAAGTGGCAATTACAAACTGCAGTTGAATGCTGCTAAATTGCAGGTTAAAAATTTGGAAGAAAGATTGCGCAGATCGCATGCAGATATaattaacaaagaaaaagaatgcAAATCTCAATTAGAAAATCAGCAACAg CTACTCAGAGAAGAACGATTGAAAAGTGAACGATCGCTATCTCTGAAAGAGAATGAATTCCGAGGGAAGATTTCAACTTTGGAACATCAGCTTCAACGTCAAAGGGAACGAACATTAGTATTAATTCAGGAAAAGGACCAAGAAATTCAAACCTTAAAGTCGTCATTTCACGCGTTACTGCCAAAGAAAGCTTCTTCTGGAGATCAGGAAGACCGCTCCAAATCTCCAACTCCGGACAATATTTCCGAGCCAGCAGTTGATCTCGTTACAGGCTTGCTGACAGCCGACAGTCCACCTATGCTCCATTACGCTCAAGAATTGGCGCGGCGAGAAGTCCAGGTTTCAGGATTACGAAAAAGcaatatgaaaatggaagCAGATATTAGAGAGAAACACAGAGAATATATAAAAGCTACTGAAAGACACAGGGAGGAATTGAAGAGACTAGAAAATGAAGTTACAAG ATTGAAAGCCTACAAATCCAGAGAAGGTGCAAATCTCGAGTACTTGAAGAATGTCGTACTCAATTACCTCCTGACTAATGATGCATCCAGTAAGCGGCATATGTTGAATGCTATTTCTACAATTCTTCACTTCACTCCGGAAGAGGTGGAGAAAATTCGTCACCTCAAACGACATTGA